TTCCGGTTCCCCCCCCATTACAGCTACGAGATCTGCTTTTTCTCCTCCAATCTTATTGATTCTTTGGGTGAGTATCTCCATTGCCTCAGAGTGCTGTATGCTCATGGCGGCCCCTGTAATAGCCACTGTTTTTAGAAAATTTCTTCTATCCATAATTTATTTAGATATAAGGTCTTTTATAATATCCATGGAAACTTAAAGCATGCTTCATTATATAATGCATAGTCGGCATTTCCGTTTACGGCAAATGTTTTTATTTCTTTTGCTCCTTTTAATAATTCGCAGGCGAACATGATTGTGCTTCCGGTTTTTATCCGGTCGTCTACAAGTAATAGGCGCTTATTTTGATAAGCAAAATTGATGGGAGCCAATAATTGCGGACGTTCATATTTAGGACGTTGTTGTTCGTCTCTAAGGTTGATCTTTAGTAAATGAATTTCTTTTTGCAATCGTTGGTTAATAATGGCCGCAGGAATAATGCCCCCATTAGCGATAGCTACAATCGCATCAAAATCTTCATCTATAGGTAGATCATTGAAACGCTTCATTACCTCTTCAAATGTCTTTCTTTCCATTCGTTTTAAATTTTTGCGATAGCTTTTAATAACGTATATCCCCCAAAGATTTGAATCAGCATGCCTGGAACTCCGATTCGAAAGTCTTGTATGGCATCATAAAAATTGCCAAGAATGCCCCATTCGATAGCAGTTCCTATTAGTTGATATCCAATGACAGCAAAAAAGATTGCTCCTAATGATATTTTTTTGCTATAATGAGCAGCAAGAGCAGAGGTCACAGCTAATAATCCTGATTTTATTAATATAAGAGGTAATATGCTTGTGGGAGGCATGCCGAATAATAGATTGTTGGCAATAGGAGAGAGGAGTGCGGTAAGAAGTCCTACGCGTAAACCATACTTATATCCTGCAATCAGAGTGAAAAAATAAATAGGCAAAAGTGTTGGTCCACCATAGGGTGTAAGATGGCAAATTTGTGGAAATAGAATGTTGCCTACGATTAAAAATAGAGCAAAAATATATGTCTTTAAACTCTTGAATGTCAGTGAATAAAGTTTAGCTGTTGTTTCCATTTTATTAAGGTTCTGTTATTTTTAAGGATATTCCACAAATATATTTTGTTCTGATAATAAAAGCAAACTTATTTGTTCTTATTTTGTTCTTATGAGTATTAGGTTGAAACAAAGAAGCCTTCGAACACGCTAGTCCGAAGGCCTACAAACAAAACAAACAAATAAAAAAACCGTGATTCACATCATGAGTATCTCTATATTTTTGAATAATCTACAAGAGATCTTCTTTACTTTCATAAGAATATCTTGTTGACATAATACAAGTATATATTAAAGACGCAAACGTGCTGCTTAAAAGCCATGGATACATATCCTATTAGCATTTTTATTCTCGAGCACAACGTATGGAAGTACCCAATGCCAGAGCGCTTACACCGGGTGGATCTATCCATGCTTCAACAAATCTCAAAGCAACACTATAGATATAGTCACTAGCACCATAAGATGAACTATTGTAACGCCCCTGGGAACTTACTGCTATTAACCTGCCAGTATCACGATTTCGAATACCTAAAGCAGGCCAGAAAGAGCTCTCAGATTTTTCATCACTCGTATAAAAAATCCATCCGCGATCAAATAAACTTACAACTAAAGAATCAGAAGCTGCGTCATTATAAGTCTGAGTTCCTGTTGTAGTAAAGCCTGTAAAGCTATCTGACGGAGGCACTCGCCAACCGATAGGACAAGGATCGTAAATGGATTTACTACCCAATTCCGTATTCGGTTTCTTACCTGTCGGATTCGGATTTCCCCAAAGATTATCACGTTGGTTATCACGATCTGTTACATTAAGCCAGTCAAAAACATTTAAACTAGCACCAATAAAATGAGTGGGATGTTG
This is a stretch of genomic DNA from uncultured Bacteroides sp.. It encodes these proteins:
- a CDS encoding phosphoribosyltransferase, with amino-acid sequence MERKTFEEVMKRFNDLPIDEDFDAIVAIANGGIIPAAIINQRLQKEIHLLKINLRDEQQRPKYERPQLLAPINFAYQNKRLLLVDDRIKTGSTIMFACELLKGAKEIKTFAVNGNADYALYNEACFKFPWIL
- a CDS encoding ECF transporter S component, encoding METTAKLYSLTFKSLKTYIFALFLIVGNILFPQICHLTPYGGPTLLPIYFFTLIAGYKYGLRVGLLTALLSPIANNLLFGMPPTSILPLILIKSGLLAVTSALAAHYSKKISLGAIFFAVIGYQLIGTAIEWGILGNFYDAIQDFRIGVPGMLIQIFGGYTLLKAIAKI